A genomic segment from Alkalilimnicola ehrlichii MLHE-1 encodes:
- a CDS encoding KamA family radical SAM protein has product MSQMLPLRPVDRDGTFEARRFQVFTARNMDKIPGLDRMPEDERFAMRVVANVLPFRVNEYVINELIDWEKAPDDPIYQLTIPQRGMLAPALFDRMADVLRRDASREEINRVAWEIRNELNPHPAGQMKLNVPQHDGEKLEGMQHKYNETVLFFPSQGQVCHSYCTFCFRWAQFVGDKDLQFASNEAERLHAYLRDHREVSDLLLTGGDPMVMKTRKLEEYLDPLLAADLEHVQTVRLGTKALTFWPYRFVTDKDADDLLRLFERLVNSGRHVALMAHYNHPQELKTPIAEEAIRRIRDTGVEIRAQGPLLAHINDSSEAWAELWRKQVRLGIIPYYMFVERDTGARHYFEVPLARAWEIYRDAMKQVSGLGRTARGPSMSAGPGKVEVQGITEVQGEKVFVLRFIQGRNPDWVQRPFFAKFDPNATWLDQLQPAFGEDKFFFQDEYDAMLASVESD; this is encoded by the coding sequence ATGAGCCAAATGCTTCCGCTGCGTCCCGTCGATCGGGATGGAACCTTCGAAGCGCGTCGATTCCAGGTCTTTACGGCCCGCAACATGGACAAGATTCCGGGGCTGGACCGGATGCCAGAGGACGAGCGCTTCGCCATGCGGGTGGTGGCCAATGTGCTGCCCTTCCGGGTGAATGAGTACGTCATCAACGAACTTATTGACTGGGAGAAGGCGCCGGATGACCCCATCTACCAGCTGACCATCCCCCAGCGGGGCATGTTGGCTCCGGCGCTGTTCGACCGCATGGCCGATGTGCTGCGGCGGGACGCGTCGCGTGAGGAGATCAACCGGGTGGCCTGGGAGATCCGCAACGAACTCAATCCCCACCCCGCGGGCCAGATGAAGCTGAATGTCCCCCAGCACGACGGCGAGAAGCTGGAGGGCATGCAGCACAAGTACAACGAGACTGTGCTGTTCTTCCCCAGCCAGGGCCAGGTCTGCCACTCCTACTGCACCTTCTGTTTCCGTTGGGCGCAGTTTGTCGGCGATAAAGACCTGCAGTTCGCCTCCAACGAGGCGGAGCGGCTGCACGCCTATCTGCGCGACCACCGGGAGGTCAGCGACCTGCTCCTCACCGGCGGCGACCCCATGGTCATGAAGACCCGGAAGCTCGAGGAGTATCTCGACCCCCTGCTGGCGGCCGACCTGGAGCATGTGCAGACGGTGCGGCTGGGCACCAAGGCGCTGACCTTCTGGCCTTACCGCTTCGTCACTGACAAAGATGCCGACGATCTGCTGCGGCTGTTCGAGCGGCTGGTCAACAGTGGCCGGCACGTGGCGCTGATGGCCCACTACAACCACCCGCAGGAGCTCAAGACGCCGATTGCGGAGGAGGCCATCCGGCGTATCCGCGACACCGGCGTGGAGATCCGTGCCCAGGGGCCGCTGCTCGCGCACATCAATGACAGCAGTGAGGCCTGGGCGGAGCTTTGGCGCAAGCAGGTGCGGCTCGGCATCATCCCCTATTACATGTTCGTGGAGCGCGACACCGGGGCCCGGCACTACTTCGAGGTGCCCCTGGCGCGGGCCTGGGAGATCTACCGCGACGCCATGAAGCAGGTCTCCGGGCTGGGACGCACCGCGCGAGGCCCGTCGATGAGCGCCGGCCCGGGCAAGGTGGAGGTGCAGGGCATTACCGAGGTCCAGGGCGAGAAGGTATTCGTGCTGCGCTTCATCCAGGGGCGCAACCCGGACTGGGTCCAGCGGCCCTTCTTTGCCAAGTTCGATCCCAACGCCACCTGGCTGGATCAGTTGCAACCGGCGTTCGGTGAAGATAAATTCTTCTTCCAGGATGAATATGACGCCATGCTGGCGTCGGTCGAATCCGACTGA